Proteins co-encoded in one Coregonus clupeaformis isolate EN_2021a chromosome 17, ASM2061545v1, whole genome shotgun sequence genomic window:
- the LOC121542318 gene encoding tubulin polymerization-promoting protein-like — MADPIKLADPKLAELRDSMADFKVQTAKHPNPPISSTPLRPPSEQQSKDRASKRLSSESNGTSEGGAGSRTPVEITALEESFRRFAIHGDTRATGKDMHGKNWSKLCKDCGVIDGKTVTLTDVDIVFTKVKKKSCRTITFDEFKAAVGELARKRFKEKTGEEAEGEVFRMIEGKKPVIKGVTRAVASPTVSRLTDTTKFTGSHRERFDGSGRGKGKAGRVDMVDTSGYVAGYKHHGSYEKKVTKPAGPPGAGPPGARPPGGGPPGARPPGGGPPGAGNPGGGPPGARPPGGEPPGARPPGGEPPGARPPGGGHPGAKQV; from the exons ATGGCTGACCCAATCAAGCTGGCTGACCCAAAGCTGGCTGAACTAAG agACAGTATGGCAGATTTTAAAGTGCAGACGGCCAAGCACCCCAACCCTCCAATCTCCTCCACTCCCCTGCGGCCGCCCAGCGAACAGCAGTCCAAGGACCGGGCCTCCAAGAGGCTTTCCTCCGAGTCCAACGGCACCAGCGAGGGTGGGGCAGGGTCGCGGACGCCCGTGGAGATAACTGCACTGGAGGAGTCGTTCCGGCGGTTCGCCATCCACGGCGACACGCGCGCAACAGGAAAGGACATGCATGGCAAGAACTGGTCCAAGCTGTGCAAGGACTGCGGTGTCATCGACGGAAAAACTGTCACTCTCACGGACGTGGATATCGTCTTCACTAAAGTCAA GAAGAAATCCTGTCGCACCATCACGTTTGACGAGTTCAAGGCAGCGGTGGGAGAGCTGGCCAGAAAGAGATTCAAGGAGAAAACgggagaggaggcggagggggagGTCTTTAGGatgattgaggggaaaaaacctGTCATTAAAGGAGTCACG AGAGCGGTGGCTTCTCCGACCGTGTCTCGTCTGACGGACACCACCAAGTTCACTGGGTCACACAGGGAGCGCTTTGACGGGAGTGGCCGTGGGAAGGGGAAGGCAGGTCGCGTGGACATGGTGGACACATCCGGGTATGTCGCAGGATACAAACACCATGGGTCATATGAGAAGAAAGTCACCAAGCCCGCCGGGCCCCCTGGAGCCGGGCCCCCTGGAGCCAGGCCCCCTGGAGGAGGGCCACCTGGAGCCAGGCCCCCTGGAGGAGGGCCACCTGGAGCcggaaaccctggaggagggcCACCTGGAGCCAGGCCCCCTGGAGGAGAGCCCCCTGGAGCCAGGCCCCCTGGAGGAGAGCCCCCTGGAGCCAGGCCCCCTGGAGGAGGGCACCCTGGAGCCAAACAAGTGTGA